A single genomic interval of Littorina saxatilis isolate snail1 linkage group LG17, US_GU_Lsax_2.0, whole genome shotgun sequence harbors:
- the LOC138952623 gene encoding autotransporter adhesin BpaC-like, producing the protein MATIENSVHKGRQSIATIENSVHKGRQSMATIVNSIHKGSQSIATIENSIHKGRQSIATIENSIHKGRQSMATIENSVHKGRQSMATIENSVHKGRQSMATIENSVHKGRQSMATIENSVHKGRQSMATIENSVHKGRQSMATIENSIHKGRQSMATIESSIHKGRQSMATIENSIHKGRQSIATIENSKHKCRQSI; encoded by the coding sequence ATGGCTACTATAGAGAACTCCGTACACAAGGGCAGGCAGTCTATAGCCACTATAGAGAACTCCGTACACAAGGGCAGGCAGTCTATGGCCACTATAGTGAACTCTATACACAAGGGCAGTCAGTCTATAGCCACTATAGAGAACTCTATACACAAGGGCAGGCAGTCTATAGCCACTATAGAGAACTCTATACACAAGGGCAGGCAGTCTATGGCCACTATAGAGAACTCAGTACACAAGGGCAGGCAGTCTATGGCCACTATAGAGAACTCCGTACACAAGGGCAGGCAGTCTATGGCCACTATAGAGAACTCAGTACACAAGGGCAGGCAGTCTATGGCCACTATAGAGAACTCAGTACACAAGGGCAGGCAGTCTATGGCCACTATAGAGAACTCAGTACACAAGGGCAGGCAGTCTATGGCCACTATAGAGAACTCTATACACAAGGGCAGGCAGTCTATGGCCACTATAGAGAGTTCTATACACAAGGGCAGGCAGTCTATGGCCACTATAGAGAACTCTATACACAAGGGCAGGCAGTCTATAGCCACTATAGAGAACTCTAAACACAAGTGCAGGCAGTCTATTTAG
- the LOC138952621 gene encoding autotransporter adhesin BpaC-like: MATIENSIHKGRQSIATIEYSVHKGRQSIATIENSVHKGRQSMATIKNSIHKGRQSIATIDNSVPKGRQSMATIKNSIHKGRQSIATIDNSVHKGRQSMATIENSIHKGRQSMATIDNSIHKRRQSMATIVNSIHKGRQSIATIDNSIHKGRQSMATIDNSIHKRRQSMATIVNSIHKGRQSIATIENSVHKGRQSMATIDNSVHKGRQSIATIENSVHKGRQSIATIENSIHKGRQSMATIENSIHKGRQSI, encoded by the coding sequence ATGGCTACCATAGAGAACTCTATACACAAGGGCAGGCAGTCTATAGCCACTATAGAGTACTCAGTACACAAGGGCAGGCAGTCTATAGCTACTATTGAGAACTCCGTACACAAGGGCAGGCAGTCTATGGCCACTATAAAGAACTCTATACACAAGGGCAGGCAGTCTATAGCCACTATAGATAACTCGGTACCCAAGGGCAGGCAGTCTATGGCCACTATAAAGAACTCTATACACAAGGGCAGGCAGTCTATAGCCACTATAGATAACTCGGTACACAAGGGCAGGCAGTCTATGGCCACTATAGAGAACTCTATACACAAGGGCAGGCAGTCTATGGCCACTATAGATAACTCTATACACAAGCGCAGGCAGTCTATGGCCACTATAGTGAACTCTATACACAAGGGCAGGCAGTCTATAGCCACTATAGATAACTCTATACACAAGGGCAGGCAGTCTATGGCCACTATAGATAACTCTATACACAAGCGCAGGCAGTCTATGGCCACTATAGTGAACTCTATACACAAGGGCAGGCAGTCTATAGCCACTATAGAGAACTCCGTACACAAGGGCAGGCAGTCTATGGCCACTATAGATAACTCCGTACACAAGGGCAGGCAGTCTATCGCCACTATAGAGAACTCCGTACACAAGGGCAGGCAGTCTATAGCCACTATAGAGAACTCTATACACAAGGGCAGGCAGTCTATGGCCACTATAGAGAACTCTATACACAAGGGCAGGCAGTCTATTTAG
- the LOC138952624 gene encoding autotransporter adhesin BpaC-like translates to MATIENSVHKGRQSIATIENSVHKGRQSMATIENSIHKGSQSIATIENSIHKGRQSIATIENSIHKGRQSMATIENSVHKGSQSMATIENSIHKGSQSIATIENSVHKGRQSMATIVNSIHKGSQSIATIENSVHKGRQSMATIENSVHKGRQSMATIENSVHKGRQSMATIENSSW, encoded by the coding sequence ATGGCTACTATAGAGAACTCCGTACACAAGGGCAGGCAGTCTATAGCCACTATAGAGAACTCCGTACACAAGGGCAGGCAGTCTATGGCCACTATAGAGAACTCTATACACAAGGGCAGTCAGTCTATAGCCACTATAGAGAACTCTATACACAAGGGCAGGCAGTCTATAGCCACTATAGAGAACTCTATACACAAGGGCAGGCAGTCTATGGCCACTATAGAGAACTCAGTACACAAGGGCAGCCAGTCTATGGCCACTATAGAGAACTCTATACACAAGGGCAGTCAGTCTATAGCCACTATAGAGAACTCAGTACACAAGGGCAGGCAGTCTATGGCCACTATAGTGAACTCTATACACAAGGGCAGTCAGTCTATAGCCACTATAGAGAACTCCGTACACAAGGGCAGGCAGTCTATGGCCACTATAGAGAACTCAGTACACAAGGGCAGGCAGTCTATGGCCACTATAGAGAACTCAGTACACAAGGGCAGGCAGTCTATGGCCACTATAGAGAACTCA